A DNA window from Plasmodium vinckei vinckei genome assembly, chromosome: PVVCY_10 contains the following coding sequences:
- a CDS encoding erythrocyte membrane-associated antigen, putative, giving the protein MSKKVSSSINMNTNNDNENIINDNILSFNKSNSDVKGYNRNYKNNSRYSLFSKHYNNSNNSGNNINNFMNNNIHINKNKSKVSNSYLSNNNSKYPNNNHNYSNNYNGYFNRDSKHTNNDSSHLLNEAKINTSTKFSNSNIKDNTNFNTNNDSTSHINDHNVIPKNVNTNSYNKENSLIKNPKEKIDYNNSNVSTNTGITTNSKFPVNSNYHDNSIKNGNYKNHSNEKRKENEPMNNNNNNYNSMKGNERYNYFHDNYQNNMKYNMKSAFNSGRKSLSTYNNNQYSKNIGHTNYLQKNFKREVSDDITSINTNDINKVEDLNMSSIDKTNNMLNTKDACNTNIVNNNSDDVNMSGNYNIENNNTNVNTQKINNIIKNKDIKRNDNFDKFQHESSQNTYGNSNNMRNSISNQSIHNRNINKISSYNYNDANNNTGNLMSVNMTHGQNENRMSMMTNHSNHGNSKILNENEKGANIIMNKHVRNISYDKKSNNYNNDVNKINNYDNFSNSTNMNNLGGINKLDNSLDVENINIHSSGNNSTSTLNLDSDASIYFDFSDFVNYMYKDENILTLFYIRKNYLKAESKEEFVNENDKIKCSIIWSFANNEKITVFGIHNTKKLSKKVCVKKILLKLKNISLLELDQMSKWMINSLNVILKVESKNVENTFNNNTYCTNIKWKVNNKIYQSIGTHAHEKVAEIIAIQKLYMTLYDNKDQLIKEAEYSKIPDDKKLGKMHSNNNKMYENAMFGKIMNNSNNKSYDESNMNKFGGNKFEYSKGQIPNKSFGDNQSVYNAGGNIQNLNNYDESYINNDNSNINNGITNNFPNSQSSDNQLMQTLTTNMYNRNMSSNIDMNSMPTNANNNNMNFQNWNNNSQNTNDNSSNHNNIGDDNINEINSEIQLPPGISDPSELIVYGLTKQDASSIQMLRNNIASRYKIHQTETFEQVYNIYKCTLEWEWKNGKISCKAKSSGYGSTKSLAKCEAAYDMLVKNNLIEYVSATDRKNAQYIRDLISKDLTKALNLGIQFIMQYSSNAWSIFVVYLLRELLIDGNYDHINRLLNTLVDVSKEGRIESEKINNLTNNANCGHSNSMNNNNISNNEMNFNPSGMNNNGAYANADMGKGVYENNSCEEQYIDSSSNLFFCNPYIKNQSDNSNYVHKLVSIDLWEKLIDECVIVLNDKLCFHCISLLREVELDYSIFISKCAHDYYKKYRIMLALELQANLAQSIQEKRDFEYLHENKSLLLKMKSVTMPILSFTCTLTNEEKEWMKSTQMREDDIVILKPYDMLLKDEDAWSNSLIGSITSTKSDNTVYNINVRIFSAENTKKGNIKYTKYKLYLLLNIVTHERMLQALRSITFISSVPTQYQSPYVFTPEIRFLILHTYNKHAKYIAQTGKMNEEIADDEKIKMNLQNNDPSKNSQEDILKDYSREAKNPYEDLLNEALNKQIGNTYLEDVDQYLVESINLPTNLPLNDSQKLACLSALTRRLTLVQGPPGTGKTHVACAIIDSWHRQNSNKKILAVADSNVAANNLVEGLKKRNIQAVRVGAGSDSDFHEEAIMEFHRYKDLLKLRKNNMQKEAKVMKALLFLEAVKKYNVVIATCVGSGHEIFDNEKFERVIIDECAQSIEPSNLIPLGHYCTNLVLIGDHKQLPPTIISPDAIKLGLDKSLLERFVMAKIAPIHLLSTQRRMHLSICTFPNFHFYDNKLKTANVTEENRPIIKGFLWPNPKCRLVFIDVSLGKPGSKFENAYGTSKFNLYEIEPLIAVLKSIVNEGCVSVDEIGILTAYDAQKIKLKKAVQEAFPYEAAHRIEIDSIDGFQGKEKDLILFSAVRSNANNELGFLRDARRLNVMLTRAKRGVIIFGDQFTLANDPANWLPWLKWISSKRAIVHITKLNEHLDSADYSLLDKLNKINKSVNLKNVNVSDNYYFYGDDTGFSNDYDPKYIQNTDNTINSDLNNNQIEEEKVEEIVENWEDLL; this is encoded by the coding sequence atgagcAAGAAAGTCTCCAGTTccataaatatgaatacaaataatgaCAATGAAAACAtcataaatgataatatattgtcatttaataaaagtaaTAGTGATGTAAAGGGTTATAAtagaaattataaaaataatagcagatattctttatttagCAAACATTATAATAACTCTAATAATAGTGGAAATAACATTAACAACTTTATGAACAATAACATTCATatcaataaaaacaaaagtaAAGTTTCCAATAGTTATTTAtcgaataataatagtaaataCCCAAACAATAACCATAATTATTcgaataattataatggTTATTTTAATAGAGACTCTAAACACACCAATAATGATTCAAGTCATTTATTAAACGaagcaaaaataaatacaagtACTAAATTTTCGAATTCTAATATTAAGGAcaatacaaattttaacaCAAATAATGACTCTACTTCACATATCAATGATCATAATGTAATtccaaaaaatgtaaacaCTAATTCATacaataaagaaaattcattgataaaaaatcctaaagaaaaaattgatTACAATAATAGCAATGTATCCACGAATACTGGAATTACTACTAATAGTAAATTTCCAGTTAATTCAAATTATCACGATaattcaataaaaaatggaaattataaaaatcattcgaatgaaaaaaggaaagaaaatgaaccaatgaataataataacaataattataatagcATGAAAGGGAATGAACGATATAACTATTTTCATGAcaattatcaaaataatatgaaatataacATGAAGAGCGCATTTAATTCAGGAAGAAAAAGTTTATccacatataataataaccaATATAGCAAAAATATTGGGCATACAAATTATCtgcaaaaaaattttaaaaggGAAGTTTCAGATGATATAACAAGCATTAATACCAATGACATAAATAAAGTTGAAGATCTTAATATGAGCTCGAtagataaaacaaataacaTGCTAAATACAAAAGATGCATGTAATACTAACATagttaataataatagtgatGATGTAAATATGTCTGGTAACTACAacattgaaaataataatacaaatgtgaacacacaaaaaattaataacataattaaaaataaagatataaaaagaaatgataattttgataaatttCAACATGAATCATCACAAAATACATATGGAAATTCAAACAATATGAGAAACTCAATAAGTAATCAATCAATACACAATagaaacataaataaaatttcatcatacaattataatgatgctaataataatacaggCAATTTGATGAGCGTTAATATGACTCATggacaaaatgaaaatcgTATGAGTATGATGACAAATCATTCCAATCATGGAAACAGCAAAATTTTAAACGAAAACGAAAAAGGAGCAAACATTATTATGAATAAACATGTAAGAAACATTTCTTATGATAAGAAaagtaataattataataatgatgttaataaaataaataattatgataatttttcaaattcaaCGAATATGAACAACCTGGGAGGTATTAACAAATTGGATAATTCATTAGatgtagaaaatataaacatacaTTCCTCTGGAAACAACTCTACTAGCACCCTGAATTTAGACTCTGATgcatctatatattttgattttagtgattttgtaaattaCATGTataaagatgaaaatatattaaccctcttttatataagaaaaaattatttaaaagcaGAATCCAAAGAAGAATTtgtaaatgaaaatgataaaataaaatgttctATTATATGGTCATTtgcaaataatgaaaaaattacagTATTTGGAATacataatacaaaaaaactAAGTAAGAAAGtatgtgtaaaaaaaatattattaaaattaaaaaatatatcccTTTTAGAATTAGATCAAATGAGTAAATGGATGATAAACAGCCTCAATGTTATATTAAAAGTGGAAAGTAAAAATGTGGAAAAtacatttaataataatacatattgtacaaatataaaatggaaggttaataataaaatatatcaatcaATAGGTACGCATGCTCATGAAAAAGTGGCAGAAATTATAGCTATTCAAAAACTATATATGActttatatgataataaagatCAATTAATTAAAGAAGCAGAGTATTCTAAAATTCCAGATGATAAAAAACTGGGGAAAATGCacagtaataataataaaatgtatgaAAATGCTATGTTtggaaaaattatgaacaatagtaataataaaagttatGATGAATccaatatgaataaatttggtggaaataaatttgaatattCTAAAGGACAAATACCAAACAAAAGTTTTGGAGATAATCAATCAGTATATAATGCTGGTGGAAATATCCAAaacttaaataattatgatgaatcatatattaataatgataatagcAATATCAACAATGGAATCACCAATAATTTTCCTAACTCACAATCTTCTGATAATCAATTAATGCAAACGTTAACCACTAATATGTATAACAGGAATATGAGTAGCAATATAGACATGAACAGCATGCCTACTaatgcaaataataataatatgaactTTCAAAATTGGAATAACAATTCTCAAAATACTAACGACAACAGCAGCAATCACAATAATATAGgtgatgataatataaatgaaataaattctGAAATACAATTACCACCTGGAATATCAGACCCATCAGAACTTATTGTGTATGGTTTAACAAAACAAGATGCTAGTAGCATACAGATGttaagaaataatattgcTTCAAGATACAAAATTCATCAAACTGAAACATTTGAACAAgtatacaatatatataaatgtactTTAGAATGGGAATGGAAAAATGGCAAAATATCATGTAAAGCAAAAAGTTCTGGTTATGGAAGTACAAAAAGTTTAGCAAAATGTGAAGCTGCTTATGATATgctagtaaaaaataatttaatagaATATGTTTCAGCAACTGATAGGAAAAATGCGCAATATATAAGAGATCTTATTTCAAAAGATTTAACAAAAGCTCTTAATTTAGGTATCCAATTTATAATGCAATATAGTAGTAATGCATGGTCTATATTTGTAGTATATCTACTTAGAGAATTATTGATAGATGGTAATTATGATCACATAAACAGGCTACTTAACACCCTTGTTGATGTTAGTAAAGAAGGAAGAATTGAatctgaaaaaataaataatttaaccAATAATGCTAATTGTGGACATTCTAACTCTAtgaacaataataatatttcaaataatgaaatgaaCTTTAATCCATCAGgaatgaataataatggGGCATATGCAAATGCCGATATGGGAAAAGGagtatatgaaaataattcttGTGAAGAACAATATATTGATAGTTCCagtaatttatttttttgtaatccatatattaaaaatcaAAGTGATAATAGTAATTATGTACATAAACTTGTTTCAATAGATTTATGggaaaaattaattgaCGAATGTGTAATTGTTTTAAACGATAAATTATGTTTCCATTGTATTAGCTTATTACGTGAAGTAGAATTGGattattctatttttatatctaaaTGCGCACatgattattataaaaagtataGAATCATGTTAGCATTAGAATTACAAGCTAATTTGGCACAAAGTATACAAGAAAAAAGagattttgaatatttgcatgaaaataaatcattattgttaaaaatgaaaagtgTTACTATGCCTATTTTGTCATTTACTTGTACATTAACGAATGAAGAAAAGGAATGGATGAAATCAACTCAAATGAGAGAAGATGATATTGTTATATTGAAGCCATATGATATGCTATTAAAAGATGAAGATGCATGGTCAAACAGTTTAATAGGTAGTATAACAAGTACAAAAAGTGATAATACagtttataatattaatgtaAGAATATTCTCTGcagaaaatacaaaaaaaggaaatattaaatacaccaaatataaattgtatttattattaaatatagttACACATGAAAGAATGCTGCAAGCACTAAGATCAATTACATTTATAAGTTCAGTCCCAACACAATATCAATCGCCTTATGTTTTTACTCCAGAAATTcgctttttaatattacatacatataataagcatgcaaaatatatagcacAAACTGGAAAAATGAATGAAGAAATTGctgatgatgaaaaaattaaaatgaatttacaaaataatgacCCATCCAAAAACTCGCAAGaagatattttaaaagattATAGTAGAGAAGCAAAAAATCCATATGAGGATTTATTAAACGAAGcattaaataaacaaattggAAATACTTACCTTGAAGATGTTGATCAATATCTAGTTGAAAGTATTAATTTGCCAACTAATTTACCACTTAACGATTCTCAAAAATTAGCATGTTTAAGCGCTTTGACACGAAGATTAACTTTAGTACAGGGACCTCCAGGTACAGGTAAAACCCATGTCGCATGTGCTATTATCGATAGTTGGCATAGGCAAAACagcaacaaaaaaatattggcTGTTGCAGATTCAAATGTTGCTGCTAATAATTTAGTAGAaggtttaaaaaaaagaaatattcaAGCTGTTCGTGTAGGGGCTGGTAGTGATAGCGATTTTCATGAAGAAGCTATAATGGAATTTCATAGATACAAagatttattaaaactacgaaaaaataatatgcaaaAAGAAGCTAAAGTTATGAaagcattattatttcttgaagctgttaaaaaatataatgttgTCATAGCTACCTGTGTTGGATCGGGCCATGAAATTtttgataatgaaaaatttgaaaGAGTTATTATTGATGAATGTGCACAGTCAATCGAACCATCTAACCTGATTCCCTTAGGTCATTATTGTACCAATTTAGTACTAATTGGGGATCATAAACAATTACCTCCAACTATTATATCACCAGATGCTATTAAATTAGGATTAGATAAATCGTTATTAGAGAGATTTGTTATGGCGAAAATTGCGCcaatacatttattatcaaCACAAAGACGTATGCATTTAAGTATTTGTACATTTCCAaactttcatttttatgataataaattaaaaactgCTAATGTTACGGAAGAAAACAGGCCCATTATTAAAGGGTTCTTATGGCCAAATCCCAAGTGCAGATTAGTATTCATAGATGTGTCATTAGGTAAACCAGGAAgtaaatttgaaaatgcTTATGGAACATccaaatttaatttatatgaaatagAACCACTGATAGCAGTTTTAAAATCTATTGTTAATGAAGGATGTGTATCAGTTGACGAAATAGGTATTTTAACTGCATATGATgcacaaaaaattaaattaaaaaaagcaGTTCAAGAAGCATTCCCATATGAAGCTGCACATAGAATAGAAATTGATTCAATTGATGGATTCCAAGGAAAGGAAAAggatttaattttattttcagcGGTTAGATCGAATGCAAATAACGAGTTAGGTTTCTTAAGAGATGCAAGAAGATTAAATGTTATGTTAACAAGAGCGAAAAGAGGAGTTATCATATTTGGTGATCAATTTACATTAGCAAATGATCCAGCCAATTGGCTACCATGGCTCAAATGGATATCATCAAAAAGAGCAATCGTCCATATAactaaattaaatgaaCATTTAGATAGTGCTGATTATTCTCTATTGgataaattaaacaaaattaataaatctGTTAACttgaaaaatgtaaatgtTTCGGATAactactatttttatggaGATGATACTGGGTTCTCAAATGATTATGACCCAAAATACATCCAAAATACTGATAATACCATTAATTCAGATTTAAATAACAACCAGATAGAAGAAGAGAAAGTAGAGGAAATTGTAGAAAATTGGGAAGACTtgctataa